One stretch of Desulfovibrio sp. UCD-KL4C DNA includes these proteins:
- a CDS encoding methyl-accepting chemotaxis protein yields the protein MKNLNLRWKIMIILAIVVPVIIGLTLVQENIFINKMRDGAERQGIEMAQSYANKIDGDMSGALISARTIARIAEGVAAKKGHDSREVLLGSLKTFLKDHDEFLGTYVAFEPNALDGRDDDFKGAEFHNQDGRFVPWVYRDSNQIKVIPSVGYDKYSSDGAWYHLPKKTDGEIVMEPYAYAIGNENVLMVDMIAPMKLNGKFIGVAGVDFPMNTIDKFINSLDVFGSGYAFLLSNSGRYMAHPKSKEYVEGEKNFFTDENISESIRDGVKKQVLNGKPFAQYETSDGGSTYYVFAPISLGRSAKPLILGLSIPMDLVLADARDLSNLMLGLGLAGIILVIIAIFLISNSITKPLHETVGALEAIADGDFTVRLPADSTDEIGRMQGAVNGMTEKLEQGITEIKEKQAMAEEKTLIAEKAVADATKAQARAENAKVEGMHMAADRLESIAERNSTGSKEMLAQSQEIEKGSQLQRERIDSTATAMEEMNATVLEVARNAGETSEQVNDSKNSALEGSKVITETVRSMDAIQKQAETLKVDMGKLGQQAHEIGTVMNVIEDIADQTNLLALNAAIEAARAGEAGRGFAVVADEVRKLAEKTMGATKEVGDSIGGIQKGAQANIKNMDSVVENISTATELSRNSGSVFDQIVQGVELSSERIRSIATAAEEQSATSEEINRSIDEINQIAIQTAEAAAEASAAAEDMTRQAEELTSIISDMKAE from the coding sequence TTGAAAAATTTGAATCTTCGATGGAAGATAATGATAATTCTGGCAATCGTTGTACCTGTCATTATAGGTCTTACGCTGGTTCAGGAAAATATCTTTATCAATAAAATGAGAGATGGTGCCGAAAGACAGGGTATTGAAATGGCACAAAGTTATGCTAATAAAATTGATGGGGATATGAGTGGTGCTCTAATCTCTGCGCGTACAATTGCCCGTATTGCTGAAGGAGTGGCTGCTAAGAAAGGTCATGATTCCAGAGAGGTTTTACTTGGATCTTTGAAAACATTTCTTAAGGATCATGATGAGTTTCTCGGTACATATGTAGCGTTTGAGCCTAATGCTCTTGATGGAAGAGATGATGATTTTAAAGGGGCGGAGTTTCATAATCAAGATGGAAGATTCGTTCCATGGGTGTACCGTGATTCAAATCAGATCAAAGTAATACCCAGTGTAGGGTATGATAAGTATAGTAGTGACGGTGCATGGTATCATCTTCCTAAAAAGACTGATGGCGAGATTGTCATGGAGCCATACGCATATGCTATTGGCAACGAAAATGTGTTGATGGTTGATATGATTGCTCCTATGAAGCTTAATGGCAAATTTATAGGTGTTGCCGGGGTTGATTTTCCGATGAACACCATTGATAAATTTATAAACAGCCTTGATGTCTTTGGATCAGGTTATGCTTTTTTATTGTCTAATAGCGGCCGATACATGGCTCACCCTAAAAGCAAAGAATACGTTGAAGGTGAAAAGAATTTCTTCACAGATGAAAATATAAGTGAATCCATCAGAGATGGGGTAAAAAAACAGGTTTTAAACGGAAAGCCTTTTGCCCAGTATGAAACATCTGACGGAGGATCTACCTATTATGTATTTGCTCCGATCAGTTTAGGGCGTTCCGCGAAACCACTTATTCTGGGATTAAGTATTCCTATGGACCTAGTTCTTGCTGACGCAAGAGATTTGAGCAATCTAATGCTTGGTTTGGGGCTTGCCGGAATCATTTTAGTGATAATTGCGATATTTTTGATTTCTAATTCAATTACAAAACCTCTTCATGAAACAGTTGGCGCGCTTGAAGCTATTGCGGATGGAGACTTTACTGTCCGCCTACCTGCAGATTCTACCGATGAAATCGGGAGAATGCAGGGAGCTGTGAATGGCATGACTGAGAAGCTTGAACAGGGTATTACTGAAATCAAGGAAAAGCAGGCCATGGCTGAGGAAAAAACTTTGATAGCTGAAAAAGCTGTTGCTGATGCTACTAAGGCACAGGCTAGAGCTGAAAATGCAAAGGTTGAAGGAATGCATATGGCTGCTGATAGGCTTGAAAGCATTGCCGAGCGTAATTCAACGGGATCAAAAGAAATGCTTGCTCAGTCGCAGGAAATTGAAAAAGGTAGTCAGTTGCAACGTGAAAGGATTGATTCAACTGCTACCGCAATGGAAGAGATGAATGCTACTGTCTTGGAAGTTGCTAGAAATGCCGGAGAGACCTCTGAACAGGTAAATGATTCTAAGAATAGTGCGCTTGAGGGGTCAAAAGTTATCACTGAAACTGTTAGATCGATGGACGCAATCCAGAAACAGGCAGAAACTTTGAAAGTGGATATGGGAAAATTAGGACAGCAGGCGCATGAAATCGGAACCGTTATGAATGTAATTGAAGATATTGCAGATCAAACCAATCTGCTTGCTTTAAACGCAGCGATTGAAGCGGCCCGTGCGGGGGAAGCCGGAAGAGGATTTGCCGTTGTAGCCGATGAAGTGAGAAAACTTGCTGAAAAAACGATGGGAGCGACTAAGGAAGTTGGTGATTCCATCGGGGGCATACAGAAGGGAGCACAGGCTAATATTAAAAATATGGATTCCGTTGTAGAAAATATATCAACGGCTACAGAACTTTCCAGAAATTCCGGTAGCGTCTTTGATCAAATTGTGCAGGGCGTTGAACTTTCATCTGAAAGGATTAGGAGCATTGCTACTGCCGCAGAAGAGCAGTCCGCAACATCTGAAGAAATTAACCGTTCAATTGATGAAATTAATCAGATAGCAATTCAGACTGCTGAAGCGGCCGCAGAGGCTAGTGCTGCCGCTGAGGATATGACCAGACAGGCTGAAGAATTGACTTCAATTATTTCAGATATGAAGGCTGAGTAA